ATGATAAAAAGGCGTTAGCAGTTAAGAAAAGAAGCAGTTGCTGCAGTAAAATGGAAGGTTTTTTGAGTGACTTAAAGGTGCATAACTAATCAAGATTTGCATAGCACAAGCTCATTAAAGGTATGTAATCATGATATCAATATACTCCATTTATTTGTAGTAGCCGTACATTGATGCAAAAATGAGCAGTAGGCTTTGTGAAAACTGAAGCTAAGCTTGCTTCTCAACTTCAAGAGCAATTTCATTACGGCGATTGAATGGGAGTGCGAAAGGCGGGTTGTACTGCACACCACAAAGATATACTAGTATGATTAGTACCATGGATTTATTTGCCTGCTTCAACTACAAAATTACCTGTGCAACTTCTACAGAGGCGCCATCTTTCACTCTGTATTCCTGGTCTTTCTTCAGTAGCTCCCACAGCCTTGATTCGCGACGTGCAACTTCATCATCAGTAACAAATCCTGGCTCATATCAAAATGGAATCCTTATTTCTTGAATCATCTATACCTCTGTGTGAACCAAATTCTCCAAACAAAGTTGGAAGGCTAACCTGAAAACGCAACAACTGCAACGATCCGTTTTGGCACCTCTTTGATACTCACAGATGAATCCTTCGGCAATGGTAAGTCGGAGCCATACTTTGAGGGCATGACGAATGACATCTTCCActtatcttcatcttccacctAAACAGAATCCCATCATAACTAAGTTATTCAAGATAAATTCATCAAGAAGTTTGACATTAATTTTGTATCTCAAACAGAAAACAGATAAATAAATGATCCACGAGAAAAATGTACTACTCCGTAAAGAAGGTCTTACTTACTCTTCTGGTTATCACTGGGGTAGTCATATCCATTTTCTCTCCTTCTGCTTCAGATCCAACCCGACGAGTAAAACCTGGTGTAGTCATCTCCATTGACTTCTCTTTAGTGTTCTGAATTCAACACGGAGAACGAGCATGAAATGACAGCACTAGCAACGGTAGTCATGTAAGAATCACTTCTTGTACTACCTTACCAAACAAGTACTCAGCCAACACGTTGAAAGATCGAGATGCACCAGCAAAATCAAACCCGTACTTCCCAGGCATCGTTGTTTCAGCTATAAAATAAGACTGATTCGGCCCGCGTGGAACAAAATGCAGAGACAGAGAGAGGGGATGAtcacaaaaagcaaacaaagaacACATTTTATAGTAAAACATACAAGATGCTCAAACTCGATAACAAACTTTGAATAATATGCTCAACATTAGAAATAAGTTTAACATATCAATAAAACAATCTACAGGAGTACTAAAGAACTTATCCCACCACAAAACAATATCAGTACAAACTAAATTAGAGAGGAAAGAATGCATACCTCAACTTCTCTTATTTCGTACCGCTCATTGCGCTTCAAAACCTTAAATTCCACGGTCTCAATATCCGGCACTTGAGTCAACCAAgaaatacaataaataaaacatactagtagtatttacaAACAACCAATAAATGTGTTGATCAACATGAAATTTGGAAAGTTACAGCAACTAAATTAAAGAGTACCAGACATCAATGCTTCCTCTAAATTCCTGCTCTCGAACCTCCTACTCGGGAACACGTATCTTCCCGTCTCCGTAGCCAAATCCATCAACACTAAAAGCAATCGAGAAACCAATAAAACACCAACAAACATCAGAATTCAAAAATGTCTTCACAAGGGTCCTTGAGAAAACTGCAAAAACTAACACCAAATTTAACAACTCATTACAGCGCTGAGAGAGTGAAGAAGTCTGAGCTGCGAGAGCAAGGACGAGGGAGACGCGGGCTTCAAGAGGCGACGTGGCTGCCCTGTCGTTAGTTTTCGCCATCGAATTTATTGGACGTGAATATGAATTCATAGTTTTGAGAATTGGGTTTTGAAAGGTGGGGATCGAAGAAGGGCTGAGTAGATTCATTTTGTTGATCTTTGAGAATTTCAGGAAGCGGAGTGTCACAATTACAGAGTTTCCTCGTTTGTTTTTCCTCGTTTGTTTTTCCGGTTGAGTTGTGTGGTAGTAATCTTTACTTCAGTCTTCCACTATTTCAATTTTATGTTAATTTCCTTTTTCCTTCCCATCTTATTTAGGCTTTCACAATTACgtttaaaattcaaatataactatgaaataaaatatccaAATCATAGATAATTATTAATGCACATTTTACTCATCCTCTTTTTTATTCCTCCAACAAAAAAGTGACCATCgtattacaaaaatataaacgTTACTCCCTCTGCCTTTTTCATTTTGGAACATGACAAACAAAGTAAATGATGTacttcacatttcttttttagcAAAAACTCACTTATATTTTGTGTCTATAAAATACAAATATGACTCCAAATTTTGACGTTTATTTTTTGGAATAAGGCCGATATTTAGAAAGTGACATATTCATATGATTTCGATGTTTTGTAGTGTGATATCCTCAGCAAATAAATACTAGAGTAAAACCCATGGTGAAGaggaaatatcaaataaatcTTGATAGATGAA
This genomic interval from Salvia splendens isolate huo1 chromosome 13, SspV2, whole genome shotgun sequence contains the following:
- the LOC121762917 gene encoding heme-binding-like protein At3g10130, chloroplastic; the encoded protein is MNLLSPSSIPTFQNPILKTMNSYSRPINSMAKTNDRAATSPLEARVSLVLALAAQTSSLSQRLLMDLATETGRYVFPSRRFESRNLEEALMSVPDIETVEFKVLKRNERYEIREVESYFIAETTMPGKYGFDFAGASRSFNVLAEYLFGKNTKEKSMEMTTPGFTRRVGSEAEGEKMDMTTPVITRRVEDEDKWKMSFVMPSKYGSDLPLPKDSSVSIKEVPKRIVAVVAFSGFVTDDEVARRESRLWELLKKDQEYRVKDGASVEVAQYNPPFALPFNRRNEIALEVEKQA